A genomic segment from Gadus morhua chromosome 4, gadMor3.0, whole genome shotgun sequence encodes:
- the LOC115542997 gene encoding splicing factor U2AF 35 kDa subunit isoform X1 produces MAEYLASIFGTEKDKVNCSFYFKIGACRHGDRCSRLHNKPTFSQTIALLNIYRNPQNSAQSADGLHCAVSDVEMQEHYDQFFEEVFAEMEEKYGEVEEMNVCDNLGDHLVGNVYVKFRREEDAEKAVMDLNNRWFNAQAVHAELSPVTDFREACCRQYEMGECTRGGFCNFMHLKPISRELRRELYGRRRKRSPLPLGKTSSGQGERKRHRSRSRERRSRSKERGRGGGGGGGGGGGEAGGGGGRGGGGGGGREGGRDGGRDGGRDGGRDRERRRSRDRERSGRF; encoded by the exons ATGGCGGAATACCTGGCGTCCATTTTcgggacagagaaagacaa GGTGAATTGTTCGTTCTACTTTAAGATCGGAGCTTGTAGACATGGGGACCGCTGCTCCAGACTCCACAACAAACCCACCTTCAGCCAG ACCATAGCCCTGTTGAACATTTACCGGAACCCTCAGAACTCGGCCCAGTCTGCTGACGGCCTGCACT gtgCGGTCAGCGATGTGGAGATGCAGGAGCACTATGACCAGTTCTTCGAG gaggtGTTCGCTGAGATGGAGGAGAAGtacggggaggtggaggagatgaacgTCTGTGACAACCTCGGAGACCACCTGGTGGGAAACGTCTACGTCAAG TTCCGGCGGGAGGAGGATGCAGAGAAGGCGGTCATGGACCTGAACAACCGCTGGTTCAACGCCCAGGCCGTCCACGCAGAGCTGTCCCCCGTCACCGACTTCAGAGAGGCCTGCTGCCGGCAGTACGAGATGGG GGAGTGCACTCGGGGGGGCTTCTGTAACTTCATGCACCTGAAGCCCATCtccagagagctgaggagggagcTGTACGGCCGCCGCAGGAAACG GTCTCctttacctttggggaaaacgtcatcgggtcaaggagagaggaaaag GCACCGCTCGCGATCCCGTGAGCGCCGTTCCCGCTCCAAGGAGCGCGGTCGAggtggcggcggaggcggcggcggcggaggaggcgaagctggcggcggcggcggcagaggcgggggaggcggaggcgggcgGGAAGGCGGGCGTGACGGAGGCCGTGATGGAGGGCGCGACGGCGGCCGTGACCGCGAACGGCGGCGCTCCAGAGACCGGGAACGCTCCGGGAGATTCTAA
- the LOC115542997 gene encoding splicing factor U2AF 35 kDa subunit isoform X2, with the protein MAEYLASIFGTEKDKVNCSFYFKIGACRHGDRCSRLHNKPTFSQTIALLNIYRNPQNSAQSADGLHCAVSDVEMQEHYDQFFEEVFAEMEEKYGEVEEMNVCDNLGDHLVGNVYVKFRREEDAEKAVMDLNNRWFNAQAVHAELSPVTDFREACCRQYEMGECTRGGFCNFMHLKPISRELRRELYGRRRKRHRSRSRERRSRSKERGRGGGGGGGGGGGEAGGGGGRGGGGGGGREGGRDGGRDGGRDGGRDRERRRSRDRERSGRF; encoded by the exons ATGGCGGAATACCTGGCGTCCATTTTcgggacagagaaagacaa GGTGAATTGTTCGTTCTACTTTAAGATCGGAGCTTGTAGACATGGGGACCGCTGCTCCAGACTCCACAACAAACCCACCTTCAGCCAG ACCATAGCCCTGTTGAACATTTACCGGAACCCTCAGAACTCGGCCCAGTCTGCTGACGGCCTGCACT gtgCGGTCAGCGATGTGGAGATGCAGGAGCACTATGACCAGTTCTTCGAG gaggtGTTCGCTGAGATGGAGGAGAAGtacggggaggtggaggagatgaacgTCTGTGACAACCTCGGAGACCACCTGGTGGGAAACGTCTACGTCAAG TTCCGGCGGGAGGAGGATGCAGAGAAGGCGGTCATGGACCTGAACAACCGCTGGTTCAACGCCCAGGCCGTCCACGCAGAGCTGTCCCCCGTCACCGACTTCAGAGAGGCCTGCTGCCGGCAGTACGAGATGGG GGAGTGCACTCGGGGGGGCTTCTGTAACTTCATGCACCTGAAGCCCATCtccagagagctgaggagggagcTGTACGGCCGCCGCAGGAAACG GCACCGCTCGCGATCCCGTGAGCGCCGTTCCCGCTCCAAGGAGCGCGGTCGAggtggcggcggaggcggcggcggcggaggaggcgaagctggcggcggcggcggcagaggcgggggaggcggaggcgggcgGGAAGGCGGGCGTGACGGAGGCCGTGATGGAGGGCGCGACGGCGGCCGTGACCGCGAACGGCGGCGCTCCAGAGACCGGGAACGCTCCGGGAGATTCTAA
- the LOC115542984 gene encoding cystathionine beta-synthase isoform X1, which yields MGWLTLQWGAMPAVPASKDPAAAAKAAGCPHAAKMVANGDGKLQVSFAAHVAPGEADLPLNAGPPAADRKWIRPDLPSRCTWRLGGSDLDSPHTHPQRVSSPNILPNILDRIGDTPLVRINKISKMFGLKCELLAKCEYFNAGGSVKDRISLRMVEDAERAGLLKPGDTIIEPTSGNTGIGLALAAAVKGYRCIIVMPEKMSMEKVDVLRALGAEIVRTPTSARFDSPESHVGVAWRLKNEIPNSHILDQYRNPSNPLAHYDTTAEEILRQCDGKVDMLVAGAGTGGTITGVARKLKERCPNVKIVGVDPEGSILAEPEDLNRTDTTQYEVEGIGYDFIPTVLDRTVVDSWFKSNDEDSFNMSRLLIKEEGLLCGGSSGTAMAAAVKMARDLKEGQRCVVILPDSIRNYMSKFLNDKWMLEKGFLREEDLMITKPWWWNLRLQGLNLCAPLTVLPSVTCQKTIKILKEKAFDQAPVVDESGVILGMVTLGNMLASVLAGKVKPSDPVSKVLYKQFKQIRLTDNLGKLSRILETDHFALVVHEQIQYLTDGSTSLKQMVFGVVTAIDLLNFVTAREKRERTLSECADDY from the exons ATGGGATGGTTGACTCTGCAGTG GGGAGCCATGCCCGCTGTCCCCGCCTCCAAGGaccctgccgccgccgccaagGCAGCCGGGTGTCCGCACGCCGCCAAGATGGTCGCCAACGGAGACGGCAAGCTGCAGGTGTCCTTCGCGGCGCACGTGGCGCCCGGCGAGGCGGACCTGCCCCTCAACGCCGGCCCCCCCGCGGCGGACAGGAAGTGGATCCGCCCCGACCTCCCCTCCCGATGCACCTGGAGGCTCGGGGGGTCCGACCTCGACTCCCCCCACACGCACCCGCAGAG AGTGTCAAGCCCCAACATCCTGCCCAACATCCTGGACCGCATCGGGGACACGCCCCTCGTCCGCATCAACAAGATCTCCAAGATGTTCGGACTGAAGTGCGAGCTGC tggcCAAGTGTGAGTACTTCAACGCGGGCGGCAGTGTGAAGGACCGGATCAGCCTGCGGATGGTCGAGGACGCCGAGCGCGCCGGACTCCTCAAACCCGGGGACACCATCATCGAGCCCACCTCCGGAAACACAG GCATCGGCCTGGCGTTGGCCGCGGCCGTGAAGGGGTACCGCTGCATCATCGTGATGCCTGAGAAGATGAGCATGGAGAAG GTGGACGTGCTGCGGGCGCTGGGCGCTGAGATCGTCCGCACGCCGACCAGCGCGCGCTTCGACTCCCCAGAGTCCCACGTGGGCGTGGCCTGGCGCCTGAAGAACGAGATCCCCAACTCCCACATCCTGGACCAGTACCGTAACCCTAGCAACCCGCTGGCCCACTACGACACCACGGCCGAGGAGATCCTGAGGCAGTGTgatg GTAAGGTGGACATGCTGGTCGCGGGAGCGGGGACGGGAGGCACCATCACCGGCGTCGCCCGCAAGCTGAAGGAGCGATGCCCCAACGTCAAG ATCGTGGGCGTGGACCCTGAGGGCTCCATCCTGGCTGAGCCTGAGGACCTGAACCGGACCGATACGACCCAGTACGAGGTGGAGGGCATCGGATACGACTTCATACCCACCGTGCTGGACCGGACC GTGGTGGACTCCTGGTTCAAGTCCAACGATGAAGACTCCTTCAACATGTCCCGCCTCCTCATCAAGGAGGAGGGGCTTCTGTGTG GCGGGAGCTCCGGGACGgcgatggcggcggcggtgaaGATGGCCCGGGATCTGAAGGAGGGCCAGCGCTGTGTGGTCATCCTGCCGGACTCCATCCGCAACTACAT GTCCAAATTCCTCAATGATAAATGGATGCTGGAGAAGGGTTTCCTGAGGGAAGAAGACCTGATGATCACCAAACCCTG gtggTGGAACCTGAGGCTGCAGGGTTTGAACCTGTGCGCCCCCCTCACTGTGTTGCCGTCGGTTACCTGTCAGAAGACCATCAAGATCCTGAAGGAGAAGGCCTTCGACCAGGCTCCCGTGGTGGACGAGTCGGG ggtgatCCTGGGCATGGTAACCCTGGGCAACATGCTGGCGTCGGTGCTGGCGGGGAAGGTGAAGCCGTCGGACCCGGTCAGCAAGGTCCTCTACAAGCAGTTCAAACAG attcGTCTGACGGACAACCTGGGCAAGCTGTCCCGTATCCTGGAGACGGACCACTTCGCCCTGGTGGTCCACGAGCAGATCCAGt acctgACGGACGGCTCCACCTCCCTGAAGCAGATGGTCTTCGGCGTGGTAACGGCCATCGACCTCCTCAACTTCGTTACCgccagggagaagagggagaggacccTGTCCGAGTGCGCCGACGACTACTGA
- the LOC115542997 gene encoding splicing factor U2AF 35 kDa subunit isoform X3 yields the protein MQEHYDQFFEEVFAEMEEKYGEVEEMNVCDNLGDHLVGNVYVKFRREEDAEKAVMDLNNRWFNAQAVHAELSPVTDFREACCRQYEMGECTRGGFCNFMHLKPISRELRRELYGRRRKRSPLPLGKTSSGQGERKRHRSRSRERRSRSKERGRGGGGGGGGGGGEAGGGGGRGGGGGGGREGGRDGGRDGGRDGGRDRERRRSRDRERSGRF from the exons ATGCAGGAGCACTATGACCAGTTCTTCGAG gaggtGTTCGCTGAGATGGAGGAGAAGtacggggaggtggaggagatgaacgTCTGTGACAACCTCGGAGACCACCTGGTGGGAAACGTCTACGTCAAG TTCCGGCGGGAGGAGGATGCAGAGAAGGCGGTCATGGACCTGAACAACCGCTGGTTCAACGCCCAGGCCGTCCACGCAGAGCTGTCCCCCGTCACCGACTTCAGAGAGGCCTGCTGCCGGCAGTACGAGATGGG GGAGTGCACTCGGGGGGGCTTCTGTAACTTCATGCACCTGAAGCCCATCtccagagagctgaggagggagcTGTACGGCCGCCGCAGGAAACG GTCTCctttacctttggggaaaacgtcatcgggtcaaggagagaggaaaag GCACCGCTCGCGATCCCGTGAGCGCCGTTCCCGCTCCAAGGAGCGCGGTCGAggtggcggcggaggcggcggcggcggaggaggcgaagctggcggcggcggcggcagaggcgggggaggcggaggcgggcgGGAAGGCGGGCGTGACGGAGGCCGTGATGGAGGGCGCGACGGCGGCCGTGACCGCGAACGGCGGCGCTCCAGAGACCGGGAACGCTCCGGGAGATTCTAA
- the LOC115542984 gene encoding cystathionine beta-synthase isoform X2 gives MPAVPASKDPAAAAKAAGCPHAAKMVANGDGKLQVSFAAHVAPGEADLPLNAGPPAADRKWIRPDLPSRCTWRLGGSDLDSPHTHPQRVSSPNILPNILDRIGDTPLVRINKISKMFGLKCELLAKCEYFNAGGSVKDRISLRMVEDAERAGLLKPGDTIIEPTSGNTGIGLALAAAVKGYRCIIVMPEKMSMEKVDVLRALGAEIVRTPTSARFDSPESHVGVAWRLKNEIPNSHILDQYRNPSNPLAHYDTTAEEILRQCDGKVDMLVAGAGTGGTITGVARKLKERCPNVKIVGVDPEGSILAEPEDLNRTDTTQYEVEGIGYDFIPTVLDRTVVDSWFKSNDEDSFNMSRLLIKEEGLLCGGSSGTAMAAAVKMARDLKEGQRCVVILPDSIRNYMSKFLNDKWMLEKGFLREEDLMITKPWWWNLRLQGLNLCAPLTVLPSVTCQKTIKILKEKAFDQAPVVDESGVILGMVTLGNMLASVLAGKVKPSDPVSKVLYKQFKQIRLTDNLGKLSRILETDHFALVVHEQIQYLTDGSTSLKQMVFGVVTAIDLLNFVTAREKRERTLSECADDY, from the exons ATGCCCGCTGTCCCCGCCTCCAAGGaccctgccgccgccgccaagGCAGCCGGGTGTCCGCACGCCGCCAAGATGGTCGCCAACGGAGACGGCAAGCTGCAGGTGTCCTTCGCGGCGCACGTGGCGCCCGGCGAGGCGGACCTGCCCCTCAACGCCGGCCCCCCCGCGGCGGACAGGAAGTGGATCCGCCCCGACCTCCCCTCCCGATGCACCTGGAGGCTCGGGGGGTCCGACCTCGACTCCCCCCACACGCACCCGCAGAG AGTGTCAAGCCCCAACATCCTGCCCAACATCCTGGACCGCATCGGGGACACGCCCCTCGTCCGCATCAACAAGATCTCCAAGATGTTCGGACTGAAGTGCGAGCTGC tggcCAAGTGTGAGTACTTCAACGCGGGCGGCAGTGTGAAGGACCGGATCAGCCTGCGGATGGTCGAGGACGCCGAGCGCGCCGGACTCCTCAAACCCGGGGACACCATCATCGAGCCCACCTCCGGAAACACAG GCATCGGCCTGGCGTTGGCCGCGGCCGTGAAGGGGTACCGCTGCATCATCGTGATGCCTGAGAAGATGAGCATGGAGAAG GTGGACGTGCTGCGGGCGCTGGGCGCTGAGATCGTCCGCACGCCGACCAGCGCGCGCTTCGACTCCCCAGAGTCCCACGTGGGCGTGGCCTGGCGCCTGAAGAACGAGATCCCCAACTCCCACATCCTGGACCAGTACCGTAACCCTAGCAACCCGCTGGCCCACTACGACACCACGGCCGAGGAGATCCTGAGGCAGTGTgatg GTAAGGTGGACATGCTGGTCGCGGGAGCGGGGACGGGAGGCACCATCACCGGCGTCGCCCGCAAGCTGAAGGAGCGATGCCCCAACGTCAAG ATCGTGGGCGTGGACCCTGAGGGCTCCATCCTGGCTGAGCCTGAGGACCTGAACCGGACCGATACGACCCAGTACGAGGTGGAGGGCATCGGATACGACTTCATACCCACCGTGCTGGACCGGACC GTGGTGGACTCCTGGTTCAAGTCCAACGATGAAGACTCCTTCAACATGTCCCGCCTCCTCATCAAGGAGGAGGGGCTTCTGTGTG GCGGGAGCTCCGGGACGgcgatggcggcggcggtgaaGATGGCCCGGGATCTGAAGGAGGGCCAGCGCTGTGTGGTCATCCTGCCGGACTCCATCCGCAACTACAT GTCCAAATTCCTCAATGATAAATGGATGCTGGAGAAGGGTTTCCTGAGGGAAGAAGACCTGATGATCACCAAACCCTG gtggTGGAACCTGAGGCTGCAGGGTTTGAACCTGTGCGCCCCCCTCACTGTGTTGCCGTCGGTTACCTGTCAGAAGACCATCAAGATCCTGAAGGAGAAGGCCTTCGACCAGGCTCCCGTGGTGGACGAGTCGGG ggtgatCCTGGGCATGGTAACCCTGGGCAACATGCTGGCGTCGGTGCTGGCGGGGAAGGTGAAGCCGTCGGACCCGGTCAGCAAGGTCCTCTACAAGCAGTTCAAACAG attcGTCTGACGGACAACCTGGGCAAGCTGTCCCGTATCCTGGAGACGGACCACTTCGCCCTGGTGGTCCACGAGCAGATCCAGt acctgACGGACGGCTCCACCTCCCTGAAGCAGATGGTCTTCGGCGTGGTAACGGCCATCGACCTCCTCAACTTCGTTACCgccagggagaagagggagaggacccTGTCCGAGTGCGCCGACGACTACTGA